The window GCGGAACGGCGATGATGCTCGTGCCGGCGATGTTCAGACCCGGGATGATGCCCGTGAAGTTCATGAACAGCACCATGAAGAAGATGGTGGTCAGAATCGGCAGGAAGCGGTTGCCGTCTTTGCGACCCAGCAGATCGTGGGCGATGCCGTTGCGCACGAAGTCGAGGCCGTACTCGATGACGCTCTGGAAGCGGCCGGGCACCAGCTTCATCCGGCGGGTGCCGACCACGAACAGCACGATCAGCACGATCGTCGCAAGAATCTGGATGAGGTTGATGCGCGTCAGCGCGAACGGGGTGCCCTCGAAGAGAAGGACCGACGGAAAGAACTCGTCGATCGACGGCGGCTGAAACCCGCCATCAGACTCCGCGGCTTTCGCGATCAGTGTCGCAGCTTGAGTGAACAGCGCTGGCTCCAACTTCGGGGCATCGGTCGAAACCGTTGCGACGATGGTCGATGGGAACGCACTCCCCACCTCAGCACGGACAAGCGGCGGGCGGGCGGGTGCTCCTCTACCCTATCAAACTCGGCGAGAAGACAAGTCCGGTTCAGCCACGCCGGTTCTGCTGGTCGTCATCCGACGATGACGGCTCGTCGTCGTCGGATGAGGTGGGCAGCTCGACGGTGACGGTGGGCACCCGCATCCGGGTCAGTACGACCACATCGATGACGAGGGATGCCACCACTCCGGCCACGATCGCGACGAAGAACACCGTCGGCTCGATCCACGGCTGACCGCGCAGCACCAGCAGCACGACGATGAAGACGACGAACTTCAGCAGCCAGCCGCCCAGCACGATGCCGAAGAACACCGGCACGTACAGCGCATCGCCGAACCAGCGGTTCGCGATGAGGATGCTCGCCCCGGTCACGCCGAGGAAGAGCGCGGCCAACACGATTCCGGCCAGAGCACTGAACAGGCCCGGTGTTCC is drawn from Microbacterium protaetiae and contains these coding sequences:
- the atpB gene encoding F0F1 ATP synthase subunit A translates to MFTQAATLIAKAAESDGGFQPPSIDEFFPSVLLFEGTPFALTRINLIQILATIVLIVLFVVGTRRMKLVPGRFQSVIEYGLDFVRNGIAHDLLGRKDGNRFLPILTTIFFMVLFMNFTGIIPGLNIAGTSIIAVPLLLAIVSYVTFIYAGLKKSPKKFVRNSLFPSGIPAGINIFVALLELLSTFVIRPVTLTLRLLMNMIVGHLMLVLFFTATWFFFFTAGHWWALLGAGTLAFGFAFTLFEILVAALQAYIFAILTAVYIQLAVADEH